tggctctgaaccaACACGCCTGTTGTGGATTAtctagacaggtaggctagtgctcCATGTCCCTCTCAGAGGTTACGGAACCACACGGACGCCCAacgtaaatacagataagaaattcttcgcttacgaggaCAAGTCAGATGAtcggcagaggtcattttacaccaacgaggacatatttatgaatgaagacattgacaAACTCCAATTGCTCCAATTCTCCACACTGCTTCTGTGATTCCATCAGAAAAACCAGGCTGTCATTCCctgttatttttgtaaacataaAACAGCGTGCAGCTATATGATCGGATTGGATTGGGACTCGGTATCGGCAGATGTTCAATGTTTAAAAGATCGGCTGTCAAAGAAGgtgatcgggacatccctacaTGATGGCATTGAAGAAATAGGTTCACACGTTATCTGATATTGTGCATCTCACCTCCTCGGTTGGCGGCGTCCACAGCTTCTGCCGGCAGACCAAACTGATTCATGAGAGGGCCGAGCTGCCCTGAAGCCAAGGCACTGCTGAACATACTCATCGACTGACAGCGGGAGGAGTCAGTCACTGGGGTTAATTCAACACTGTCTCACACCATGCTGCGGCAATTAAACAGACTCGTAGCCaaataaatcaactttgttGTAATTACCGTTGCCAAATAATTCTCCTAATAAATCAACTCATCGGGTGTGCTGAGTCATTAAGGGTCTTGTGAACACACCGTTTTTAGCTAATCAGATGCGTTCATTAGCATAATAAAAATACAGCCTcaaggctcagattaatattctaagtgtctgacaacattatggaaaggatttctaaagaggtcgacctttctgttaaagagtaagatcctttttttgaacataaaaacatctgcgaaattgcgttcactaaaccaaccagactccatgtaaataaacaattttagcatcgtaaaatacacttcattcaaagtcgacagaaacaaaaaactatgaaaagccgttttgggtcgtctttccacttttccaaccatcacaactctagttttggttgaaataaacacacagtttacagatttacatgtgaaaatatgttggctctatacacgctaaaagtatgtctttttttaaagacttcagagctgtttctggttaaacagaaaggtgttaaagaggttttaaaggtctatctctgtagggatccttccCATACTGACGCTGCACATTTGCCcagtagggttacattgcagcccggtctgtggctgccggttacagcgctCACGCTTaaaactggaccaatgtcaaagattgttgttcttatcagtcacttacacacaaaaacataggaacatagggtccaggttgaaagaaACTGTAGTTGCCCTTTgagtatttatgtgtgtatgtgttggtgCAACTTGTGTCCGTTACCTGCTGGAACTGAGGTGAGTTGATCGTGTTCTGGATCTCCTCAGCGCTCTGCGGTAAACTTTCTCCGCTGGGGAGGAAGGGCAAGAGCCTCTGCTGGACCTCAGCGTTAGTCAGGATGGGAGCCATCATCTCCGGGGTGCAAACGCTCGCTAGGTCCACTGCAGAGCGCCAGAGAAGCCCCGTTAGTCAGTCTTCATTGACCATATTCTCCGTCTCCCATATtctcatttagctgatgctggTTTTcggactagggctgcacaataatatattttttcactCTGATTTTTTTGTCTTGGAGGAGGAAGTAAAATagcagcagaaaactgcacttgaaaatgtaactgtcattctgtTTTCGGTGCTGCCTTCTatattcaatgttcaatgtgttcaataaaagaatgtttgaAACCATCTCCTTTCAttggttttaaattcaacaaacaatttgttgtatttcggcagaatactgaaagcagcagaagtgagttcactttaatatctgtttatttatcaagagtaatatcgttatcatgATATTCAACTATGATCACATATGGCATATTTCCCTCATATTGTAATGACTAGACAGTCCTAAATCGGTATCATACCGAGACCCCACATCCCATCACGTGTCACTCACCTGCTGCTCCCTGAGCAGCAGCCGCCGCAGCTGCCGCTGGGACATTCATGGTGGCGAGAATGCTCTGAAGGTCACTGAGCTGGATGGGCTGGTGGGAAGCGGGGCTTCCAACAGAGGCCGGGGCCAGTGGGGTCTGAGCTGAGGCTAATAATGAGACAAGGAATACAGTAACGTTGTTAAAAATTCTGGTTTTCTACCCTTCCTTAAAAGTGAGATTCTTTCAGCCCAAGatgatttgttctgggagatgggtcaatcgTAAGCGGGATGGAAAAGCACATAAgtagctgggtccagactagtttgatgatagccagacagattattttcagaggatggaggaaagtttgccagattggacgTCTAGACTAGAAAATAGTCTAGTCTAATAACATTTATGCAtatgtttatttagtttattgtctatttatttttatttttttatggtcttgaatattgttgatttttgtctgggtgggtggtgatttTGTATCCcgtttcaaaaataaaaaaaatgttaatcccAAAAAGCGTGATTCTTAATTGGCCGAGGACGGCACTCCGTGTACCTGGTGTGGAGGGAGCAACAGTAGTCGGGGAGACAGCGGAGGCCGCAGGAGTCACCGGGGTGGTGGGGGCCTGAGAGGAGCTCAGTCTGGGCGCTCCGCCTGAGGAAGGAGTGGCGGCTGCTGACTGGCTCCGAGAGCTGACAATGGAGACAGAGGAGACGTTATAAATTCCCAAGTCATTTGTCATGTTTACATACACTATGGTCTACATCTGTGTTCCAGGTCACCTGGATGAGGAGCTGCTGGTGGCTGGTCCTCCGCTGCCCAGCAAGTTGGCCAGTCCTGGTCCTGCTAGAGCTCCCAGACCTCCTTAGACAATCAAGCAAATCAAAAAGGGTCCAAATTGATGTCCGATTCTTATTTTGAACAAATACAGCCGCTggaagctaagctaagcttcaTGTTGATTAAAAGAAATGAGCGTACAAGGAATAACATCACATAACAACtgctatttttttcttaaaataactTTAAGCATTGTCATATTGTTCGAATTACTACAGGACATTTTGGATCAGAAATATTTGGGGTAGTACTTGAGAAAACTATGTATTGTACATGTATTTACTGAGATTTGTATTGTTATTTCCTGAAAATAACTTGCCTTATCAGACTCCTGAGCCTCTGCTGTGGTTAAGTGTCAGGATTTATACATGTCTAAAACATATGCAGTGCTGCTCACCCAGCCCTCCCAGCCCTGTTGGTCCGATCAGCTGCATCAGCTGGTTGTGGCTCATATTCCCCAGCAGGTTTTGCAGGCCTCCCTCTCCTCCGAGCGCAGAGAGTTCGTGGCCGCTGCCTCCTCCGCTTCCTGCCGCTCCGGGAATGGGGGGGTTGTTCAGGTACTCATTCACCTTACGGCAGTACTCATCATCCTTGTCAGCCTTTGGCTCCTGGTGGAAACGAGACAGGCGACAATTTCCTTGGAATCAGAGCCGAATTCTCTGCAAACCAAATGAACATGCTCCGTTCTACCGGAGTTACTCCTCGTGGTGACACAAGGCAGGTGTGACAACACCAAAAAGATAATATAAAAGGAAACACTCTAAATATAAACTCTGtgctttttgtctctctgtttcacaGAGACCTAATTCTACAAACATTTCTGTAACTTGCGGTTtcggctggggggggggggcaccttCCTCTCACCTGCATCCAGAAGAACAGTCTCTTGGATCCGGCCTTGAACTTCAGCACGAAGACGCGTCCGGTGGTGCACTGGCTCACCTTCTTGAATTCGCAGTCATCAGGGAAGATGATCAGGTCCTGAAACAGAACAGGCACAGCGTAAGACATtcaagagggagagggaaaacaCTGAGCTTGCTCTGCCACAACAAATCAGCATCAACCGATTAACGAAAAGGGAAAAACCAAGTCAGCAACATCCCCGCAGCTCAGAAATAAAGACACAGTCACCTTGTCTGTCCTTTGAGTTTAAAGTTACTCACATCATCAACGTTCCCAGACGTCCTGTCCTTCCAGCAGAAGTGAATCAGGGAGTCGTCGGACTGCTGGACGTACACCGAGCCCTTGCGTTTGTCCGGCGTCACTACGTTGCCCTTCAAGGTCATTTTCCCAGCACGAAACTCCACCAGGTACTTGCTGGAGCTTCCCCTCGAACCGCTCGCCAAGCTCGGAAAAAGAGCACCTGACGACATCTTTGGATCTCTTGGTAAACGGGCTTGAACGCTGCAGGAAAAGATAAAAGGGGTTAGCTTTGCAAGACATACAAGTTTGAAaaactcaagtactgtacttaagtacaattttgaggtacttgtactttacttgagcatttccattttctgaTACATTACACTTTCACTCCATACAATTCACaaacaaatattgtacttttactccGCTATGTTTATTTGATAACTTAAGTCACTAGTAGTTCTGTGGATTAGGGCTGCGCAATTTAtcgggatttaaaaaaataaaattgcctCAAAGTCTTTACTACTTGGATTATGAGTCCAGACATTGATCTAACGTTAACTTGACAGGTTGACGGAAGGATACAACCGTGAGGCTGTAGCGTTAAATTAATTACGTTACTTATCATTCTTGCAGCTATTTCGTATAGTAACTAGTGTATCACTTCAAACGTAATAATCTGACCGTAACAATATTGTAGCTGTCTGATCCAAAAGGAGCACTTCGTTTGTGTCACAAAAGTGTCAAAGCGAAGCCCACAAAAGTAGCggttagccagctagctagctagctagctatcgtTAGCTGTGTCATAGTGGTCGtcgatgctaacgttagcccgtGACTTGGCTAAACCGACGAGCTGCGACGCCCAAACAAATTTGTACTTTAAATTTACCTAGCTGGCAGAATTCATTCAATATTTAGAAACAACAAGCCACATGTGTGTATGAGCAGCTTTATGTAAAACTAAAGTTTACACATGAACAGTGTTCAAATACCTGAAGTTGGGTTGAGCAgagtttaacaacaactttttcTCCTTTGCGTCGCTTGCTAGTGCTAGTAACGAAGCTGACTTCCTGTTCTTATTCTTCTCTTGATTAATGGCGTATTGCAAATAACGTGTAGGTGTATACCGCCACCTACTGCACAGGGGAGTGTGTTACATCATATGTCATTTTACGAATTATCTCAAATTCTagtcttttaaaatgttattagtGCCTTCCAGCTTATTTTTACCACTGTATGTGATGAGTATTGGTACTGACTCTTCATTTGTAGGTTTCCTTGTAATGTCGTGTGCGCGCCTGATGTCACAGTCACCGTGAACGCGTATTGGAGAAGAGGGCGGGTGCGTGAGTGGGAGGGTTTCCGCGCCACCGCCACTGCCAGGACTGACAGCTCGTTCCCTGGTTCCCTCCCTCCCGGTCGGTCGGTGCACTACCTGCTGTTTGAATGGTTTAGCGGCGACACGCAAAGCACGACTGCGATGCGAGTACTATAAAAGGAACCGAGTTACGCTTCACGTAAAAAGAAACAGAAGCCACACCGAAACAAGGTAAGGTATGCACAGTTAGCCCGGGGAGGTAGCTAGTCAGCTTTGCTGTCCTTGGATTAGTTAGCGAGCTAAGTGCTAGCTGTCTCATTCAAACCAGGCATATCGCTAACCAACATGGATGCTGCTGTGTGCTTTCCTGGAGAGATTATCCGCTTTAACCACGGGTTTGATTCCCCCCAGACGACCGGccggtattttttttaaagttcggTTGCCAGTCACGCACGTTTACCATATGTGACGTCAGGTTCTGATCCAAAATGcgtcatatataatatatatgacaTATATAGCGAATTCCTGTTGGTTCTAACGTCTTGTGTAAATACAGTGAGAAAGACATCACACTCGCAGGATAAGTCCGGATTTGTAGTCTGCTGCAGCCAAAGTGAGGGGCCAGCGTGTTTTGGTCTCTCGCCTGTCTGTGGAAACGTTACAGATACAGCATGTCAACACAACAGCCCGGCTATTTAAGGATCTATAGCCAAGTAGTCAAAACGATTCCCACACGGTATTGTTCTTAACGGGGCAGTTCCTATTATTGGATGTGAAagagctggagctgctgctgtcttCTCCTGTCCTCATGTGATGTGTACGTGGAGTGGCAGGTGGCTGACTGCGTGGGTGTCACTGTGCAGTGTGCACGCATGTTTATGGCAGAATACGTTGTAAACATTTCATAACGAAAGCGTTATTATACAGTCGCCCGTTCTGGCTCGGGTCAGCCACTTTGGCTCTATCATTAACTACAATTGTAATCTTTTTGATCAGATTGCAGGCAGCAGTATTATATCCAGTCATTGATATcatgatattacgatatccgaacttgaagacgatatctagcctcatatatcaatgtcgatataatattgatatagtGCCCCAGCCCTACACTAATGTATTGTTTGCAGACCAACAGTCCATTGTAGTGAAGTTgttacatgtactgtatctgtGCAGTCATGTTTTTGTCTGAAAATCCGTTATGAAAAGCAGTATGATTTGTAACCCTTTTTTGTGACGATTTCTTCAGGGAGCGTGTCACTCAGTAGAACTGTCAAAACTGTCCATATCAGCACAGCACAGTCATTTGGCAACCGAAAAGCAATTTGTCTATTTTCAGATACTATATGGCCAGCACTCTAATTAAGATACAGTATACAAATCTTATGTGAAGAAAATTGTATTTTCATAGttgaaaattggtgtccttaaaggttggatttttcctaattttttgtattaaggcattaagatcaatttccaaaagatgattttttcatattcctctttttagtcaactttagcatggcttCATAAACTTACGAGCACCACTGTATTTGTTTAAATGCATGGTTTGATTCATTAAGTGCTTACGTGATGGATCCGTTGCATCAACTTCAATGAGTGGCCCTTTCCGGAAAAACTTCTCTCTTAACCATTTCAAATCTGAGTCAGTTTTATTTTCCGGTCAATGTCcaggaaaatacattttgaccAAATCATATTCATTTTCTGAGTCAGCTGGTGTGTGTAAGGGTTGAGGAGAATGCATGATGGCGGATGATGTCATCAGTATGAGGTCTGCTACAATTGGTCATCGGTGACTCATAGAAACAGCCAGTCACATCAAATCAGGCTACACCTAGAAAACAGAGCAGTAGTAGGTCagagattgggggggggggggggggataatcTGCAGCTACACTGCTGGGAACTAAATGTGCTTCAGTTCACTGCTTATGTATTATAACAAATAGGGCTccctgcaactaacaattactaGTGTGATCAAGTCATCTGCTGTCATTATTTTCAATTAATAGGCCAGTTAGCAgggttttcctggctcagaatgggccttctgggtacccgacgggccggaccgggttcggacagatatttagaaatgatggtcgggttcgggtcgggctcggtcacatcagcacgatagcataaggcattgaacatttaaaatgtaaaacagcttattatgtatgGGTCTGTTTCACTTGATGCAAAGGTTcgtttttgtgattaaaataaatttcAAATATGAACCTGACATCCGTCTTCCTGTGTGCGGAATGCGGATTGCGGAAATTTGTTTATAGTTTTGACACgtgaacacaacacaacacgtGCATATCAGGCAGGCTACATGCCGCAGCGCATTGAGCACTCAGAGCACAACGATGGAAGACGTTAAAAAGAAGTTGGCCTCAGGAGATTTTAAAACCACTGAAAATGAAGGAAAGTCTACTGTGTGGAAGTATTTCTACATACTTTcctttggcctaaatatagccaTCTCCGAATGTTGTCCCATTCAGAGAGAGACAACCTTCACCTGGAGGTTCGGAGACAGCTCAGTGACCTCCCCGAGAAGGCCGCCACTCCTCTTGATTTGAATTTCATTAAGAGACCTATATGTCCACAGAAAAATTTGGCCCGATCCAGGCTCTAGTATccatacagtattgccacggaaagtatcgcgatactatgctgtatcgatcccccccccccaacaactTAGATGACCAAAAACAGACCCAATACGACTACGAAGAGATGCAAAActcacaaagagacacaaaatgtatgggGGAAATGCTTAAGCCTAAGCCCCCTAGCCGAATACGCgtacctaagtcttccacaaagccaGGGCAAACACAGCAGGTGTACATCTCCCTCCTTATCAGAGAAGTCACAGATCTCCTTTTTGGCTGCTGATGAGTCAGGTCATGAGTCTTGTCGTGAGCGTGTGCAGCAGTCCTGTGATTGCAAGTCATGTGAGCCTGTCAGATATTCACCTTCACTTTCCCTTTCCCTTCTGCTGCACTTCacacttttctgtctctgtctctttctcacacTGAACTAGGACTGAGCTGTGGATCGTCTTCAAATCCACATCCAGATTAGATGGAATACGATTAGCTCGATTCATCCAATGTGCAATATGTAGTttaatgtttggtgtaacatttttttattcctctttttattattacagttactgtttttttttgttgttttttttaaagtgctcatattatgctttttggcttttatgATGTATTTCAGGAGAATAACGATAGCTGAGCATAACCTTTATACATGTACACATTACAACTTTACAAACTGAATTCTGAAATGAATACAGTCACAGTGACTGGTGACTCTTGTAATAGgctatacagtacagtatgtgcacaccAGTATACCTGAGTACCTTCATTACTGTAATGTTTCCTCCTGCACTGTTggcatgtgtgggtgtgtgtgtgtgtgtgtgtgtgtgtgtgtgtcctgatcCCAATGAGTGAAACGCACGCACTATCAGGAAAACAttgatatatatactgtatatatttggtTCACTTAGTTAGTTTGTAGGGTTGTTTGTATGCCAGCAGGATTACGCAAAATCTGCTGGCCTGATTTTCAttaaacttggtggaagggtgtacaACGGGCCAAgtaagaacccattacatttggGAGCGGATCCAATTCATGGGGCGGACACACAAACTAGTTTTTCACTTTCGATAAAATTGCAAGATAGAGCATCTGTGTTTGCATCCATGTGGTGTTGGAATAATctgagatagggcatgcctcTCCGAATGCCCTTCTAGTTTTACTATTATAATAGCGCTtcaactaaccattattttcattatcgaatAATCTTCGGAttgttttctcaattaatcattctgtctatgaaatgtcagagaAAAATTGattgttaaggaaaaactcaggagcaacACAACTCTTTTCACATTCAGGAGACTATGGtgacttacacagaagcatttcaagaacactcaattgaggagacaatTAAACAATGTTATTGATTGCAAGAGTTCTCACATTGTCACTCATCACTGTAGCATGTGCTCTGTCAGTCCATTGGCTCTGTCTCTTTCCCAGCTCTTTAAGGATCATACGCGTTATCATTAGAGTTCTGTGGGTAGACGAATGATTTGGTCTGCTATTGTCGGATCATTGTTCCTCCGTTATGAGAGCCTCATTGATAGCAGCAGACAGGCGTTATGGTGGAATCCCCAGAAGACCACTTAGAGGTGAATATATGTGAGCCGTGAGAGAGGAGCTGAGGATGATGGGAGTGTTTAACCTCCAGTGAAAGTGAATTATCCCAGTATCTgagtctaaaacgttggaaaaaagagAGCGGATAATAAATAACTtgcactcaaaaagcttaaagaaaaAACTTGCTTAAGAAGTCCAGCTCCAATCATTAGATCTGTGAAAAGCCTTTCAGTTGCATTCATTCTTAGGGCTaaggtgctgcccaaaacgtctcgggtgctgcacctaaaccttataatggcaggTATAGCCACTCTGCCATTTGAGTGAAAGTACACCAAAAGATAcatacttttttccccccagtacTTTGAGATAGTCTTAATCCAAATCCAAGTACAACCAGGTTGGTTTTCCATTCACCATTTCTCCAGGACAACCCCAAGTACCAATACTTGTAGCTGATGCTACATACTGATCAAACTCTTTCACGAATATGTGCAAATAATCTGTGTGAGACTACAGAGATGCACACAAGAAATTCATCTTCTTCACGAACTATGAAAATACAATTTTCTTCACATAAGATTTGTATACTGTATCTTAATTAGAGTGCTGGCCATATAGTATCTGAAAATAGACAAATTGCTTTTCGGTTGCAAAATGACTGTGCTGTGCTGATATGGACAGTTTTGACAGTTCTACTGAGTGACACGCTCCCTGAAGAAATcgtcactttatttttttattatattttttactcacgaacagtaaaggcaatgagtctgtgttatcgtatttgacagaaatctatgcatttccctgttgtttctgacaatttgataaacaaatgtgtattatgcttgagtaaatgaaacccCAATTAACCAAACGGgttacaaaaaaatatgaatatttaaataaataatcggGAGATATAGCtacaagtttatgttctgcttgttcaacggTTGTTTGTTAAATTGCTCTTAAAGACATGCGGGGAGGATTTGAATAGCAATTTTGATTCTGGGGGGGGGCTGTCACCTTGGGCTGTGAAAATAGTGACGTGACTATTGGGTTTTCATTGTCGGGTTCATTCTTCTGTTGCAGCCGGGACATTATTAAATAAATCTgaaaactaattaaaaacacCATTTTGATTCAACTTGGCAAATGTAGTACATCCTAATTTCAATCatcgtgtgtgcgtgcatgcgtgtgagtGTGGCGTGCGTgcatgagtgcatgtgtgtgtggtgtgcgtgtgtgctgacAGCAGCTGGTGTAGTCGATAATACTGACTAatgatacgtgtgtgtgtgtgtggtatgcgTGCAGCATGCGTGAgtgtggcatgtgtgtgtgcgtgcgtgtgcatgcgtgtgtggcatgcgtacgtgtgtgtgtgtgtggtgtgcgtgcgtgtgtgtgtgtgtgtgtgctgacagcAGCTGGTGTAGTCAATAATACTGACTAATGATCCTTGTCTTCCCTACTGGGCAGCAACGAGGGGAACTAAACAGTTTAGAATGAATGAAAGCAGAGTTGTGTTTCAAATaggctgaaaataaaaatagggcagacgcacaacaggtaCACTgctgctccttcagctgtttatgaaaagtcataaagtcatcattacacgactctgcagagccgtctgctctactgaactcaagtgaactgtcatccgctctctctcccctttagggtgagcaactggaacagtgacaggacgtcatcactcgccaagtcatggcaaccaaataaacaacagggcgagtactacttgtcaCTTGTTGAAAAGGAGTAAATGGTCAGCCCTAGTCGGCGCAGCCACAGATtgcaatgtttaaaatgttgaaaGGCACACGCTAGGTCCATCaacctagggctgggcaatatatcaatattgatATATGACGCTATATGTCGTcttcaattttggatatcgtaatatgttgtaaaatctgtaaaaatctcattgtgtaaatattgtgaaagcaccaatagccAACCCTACAATATTTCCTCGATATCAATGTATTTGGtccaaaatattgtgatatttgatttcctCCATATCACCAGCTCTATTTCAGATAGTGCATTTGGAGCCAAACCCTTTGTGTACATTACACCCATACATCCAGTACTGACTGAGGTTAAAGACTTCTTGTATTGGACAGTGTCACTGGGTGTAGCTGGCTGTTTGGTGTCCAATGAACCTTCCCTGGATAAACAGAGGTTTAATATCCGAATGAAAGTAAGGACACACACCCTTATCCAATCAGAAATGGGATTTGGCCGGGTTTACCTAAGGTTTAGTCTGGTGCCACGGATGTACATtgccaggataaagcctgacaccGCATTGCACCGgactacacgctgaaaatggcaaattcggacgaaaatttggattgtgcaagaagtcaggcctgcttggttctttctatGGATGCAcagaatccagatttttgggggtttggccgaataccaaatccactggttaagattctgccgaatccgaaaccgaataccaaatcctactcccatcctcagtccatgaacacagtcaacacattaatgaagtaaacagtgactgtccttcctttgccgtacctgaagttgctgcattctggctgctgtctgtattcttccagatgtttcataccagatgttgtaacagcggtgatgttgtgtattgtttagggtcctcgccaccaccagactaatcagcattgcagattgaacatgtagctggacttgaatggccttcttttgactgaaagtgctgccaaacaacactttttctgctcaccagttccatttctacttcctctcagcctgctgcattgaagctccacctacgtaaacaccttcctgtaatcaacggcgccgtcatcacggcgaccagcgtagcgcgccgAGTGCTGAGGTTATACTGCACACTATAGTGTGAATGGTCATTGTGTTCATACAACATTTGGTTAGTTCAATCATTACACAGCCAAGGTTTTGAGGCTGaatttttacagtatttgtttgTTAGCATTACAGATGCGTAATTATCAACAGTCAGTCAAAAACATCTGTCACTGTACACCacagaaagtcataaaaaaaatcaactaaaACATCACACATAGGGCTCGTCACATAAAGACCATGCACAGATGTGTGGGACTATTTTAGAAGTCACTGTCAAGTCACAATTATCTGTAAAAGATTGAAAGGTAGGTGTTTTTTGCCCACAGGCAGTGACTTATGTTTAAATACAGGAAATGCAAGAAGAAGCGCCTTCTTCAGATAAAACAGGACTGTTACACTAACGCAAAGctcttttgcacacacacacacacacacacacgcatagacgCATAGATACACATGCAACAGAAGCGTAAAAGAGAACGACAGCCTTAAATGAGTGAACAAATAAAAGCATTAATTGTGACTCCAGTTTCACACACAATGTAATATAACTATAACCAACCGGCTGTTGAAATGAACTCATGACAGGAGAACTGCTGATGTGCAGCCCAGTAAAGGGAAGTGCTTGACCGACGCCAATCTCCCTGAGtaatcatactgtatgtgttaagCAAGGCCCAGAAGTCCCAACTTTTTGGTGTGTTatacatacaccacttca
This genomic interval from Sander vitreus isolate 19-12246 chromosome 7, sanVit1, whole genome shotgun sequence contains the following:
- the adrm1 gene encoding proteasomal ubiquitin receptor ADRM1 isoform X1; this encodes MKHLEEYRQQPECSNFSVQARLPRDPKMSSGALFPSLASGSRGSSSKYLVEFRAGKMTLKGNVVTPDKRKGSVYVQQSDDSLIHFCWKDRTSGNVDDDLIIFPDDCEFKKVSQCTTGRVFVLKFKAGSKRLFFWMQEPKADKDDEYCRKVNEYLNNPPIPGAAGSGGGSGHELSALGGEGGLQNLLGNMSHNQLMQLIGPTGLGGLGGLGALAGPGLANLLGSGGPATSSSSSSSRSQSAAATPSSGGAPRLSSSQAPTTPVTPAASAVSPTTVAPSTPASAQTPLAPASVGSPASHQPIQLSDLQSILATMNVPAAAAAAAAQGAAVDLASVCTPEMMAPILTNAEVQQRLLPFLPSGESLPQSAEEIQNTINSPQFQQSMSMFSSALASGQLGPLMNQFGLPAEAVDAANRGDVEAFAKAMQASKGESKEKKGDDEDMSLD
- the adrm1 gene encoding proteasomal ubiquitin receptor ADRM1 isoform X3, which produces MSSGALFPSLASGSRGSSSKYLVEFRAGKMTLKGNVVTPDKRKGSVYVQQSDDSLIHFCWKDRTSGNVDDDLIIFPDDCEFKKVSQCTTGRVFVLKFKAGSKRLFFWMQEPKADKDDEYCRKVNEYLNNPPIPGAAGSGGGSGHELSALGGEGGLQNLLGNMSHNQLMQLIGPTGLGGLGGLGALAGPGLANLLGSGGPATSSSSSSSRSQSAAATPSSGGAPRLSSSQAPTTPVTPAASAVSPTTVAPSTPASAQTPLAPASVGSPASHQPIQLSDLQSILATMNVPAAAAAAAAQGAAVDLASVCTPEMMAPILTNAEVQQRLLPFLPSGESLPQSAEEIQNTINSPQFQQSMSMFSSALASGQLGPLMNQFGLPAEAVDAANRGDVEAFAKAMQASKGESKEKKGDDEDMSLD
- the adrm1 gene encoding proteasomal ubiquitin receptor ADRM1 isoform X2, with product MKHLEEYRQQPECSNFSVQARLPRDPKMSSGALFPSLASGSRGSSSKYLVEFRAGKMTLKGNVVTPDKRKGSVYVQQSDDSLIHFCWKDRTSGNVDDDLIIFPDDCEFKKVSQCTTGRVFVLKFKAGSKRLFFWMQEPKADKDDEYCRKVNEYLNNPPIPGAAGSGGGSGHELSALGGEGGLQNLLGNMSHNQLMQLIGPTGLGGLGLGALAGPGLANLLGSGGPATSSSSSSSRSQSAAATPSSGGAPRLSSSQAPTTPVTPAASAVSPTTVAPSTPASAQTPLAPASVGSPASHQPIQLSDLQSILATMNVPAAAAAAAAQGAAVDLASVCTPEMMAPILTNAEVQQRLLPFLPSGESLPQSAEEIQNTINSPQFQQSMSMFSSALASGQLGPLMNQFGLPAEAVDAANRGDVEAFAKAMQASKGESKEKKGDDEDMSLD
- the adrm1 gene encoding proteasomal ubiquitin receptor ADRM1 isoform X4 produces the protein MKHLEEYRQQPECSNFSVQARLPRDPKMSSGALFPSLASGSRGSSSKYLVEFRAGKMTLKGNVVTPDKRKGSVYVQQSDDSLIHFCWKDRTSGNVDDDLIIFPDDCEFKKVSQCTTGRVFVLKFKAGSKRLFFWMQEPKADKDDEYCRKVNEYLNNPPIPGAAGSGGGSGHELSALGGEGGLQNLLGNMSHNQLMQLIGPTGLGGLGGLGALAGPGLANLLGSGGPATSSSSSSSRSQSAAATPSSGGAPRLSSSQAPTTPVTPAASAVSPTTVAPSTPASAQTPLAPASVGSPASHQPIQLSDLQSILATMNVPAAAAAAAAQGAAVDLASVCTPEMMAPILTNAEVQQRLLPFLPSGESLPQSAEEIQNTINSPQFQQHGVRQC